The following coding sequences are from one Geothrix sp. window:
- a CDS encoding beta-ketoacyl-ACP synthase III encodes MNRRLAAPVGITGTGQCFPPRVVTNDDLSKIMETNDEWIRTRTGIRERRWVEPGTGASQLGAPALQMALDNRGIKASELDLILVTTVTPDTLFPATACRIQHMVGATNAFGFDLNAACSGFLYALTTAASLVAAGGVKRVGVVGVDIMSTIINLEDRATSVLFGDGAGAVIVERVEDGLGILDFEHKVDGSGGCFLYMPAGGSLKPATAETVAAKEHYIHQAGSEVFKNAVREMADNSKLLMDRNGFTGDQLKLFVPHQANIRIMDAAAKRLELDPSRMMVNIDRFANTTTATIPTALHQAFEEKRMAKGDLVALAAFGAGFTWGATLLRWAY; translated from the coding sequence TTGAACCGTCGTCTCGCCGCCCCCGTTGGCATCACCGGAACCGGACAGTGCTTTCCCCCTCGCGTGGTCACCAACGACGACCTCTCCAAGATCATGGAGACCAATGACGAATGGATCCGGACCCGCACCGGCATCCGCGAGCGCCGCTGGGTCGAGCCCGGCACCGGGGCCTCCCAGCTGGGGGCGCCCGCTCTGCAGATGGCGCTGGACAACCGCGGGATCAAGGCTTCCGAGCTGGATCTGATCCTGGTCACCACCGTGACCCCCGACACCCTGTTCCCCGCCACCGCCTGCCGCATCCAACACATGGTGGGTGCCACCAATGCCTTCGGCTTCGACCTGAACGCGGCCTGTTCGGGCTTCCTCTACGCCCTCACCACCGCCGCGAGCCTGGTGGCCGCCGGCGGCGTCAAGCGGGTCGGCGTGGTGGGCGTGGACATCATGTCCACCATCATCAATCTCGAGGACCGGGCGACTTCCGTGCTCTTCGGGGACGGGGCCGGTGCGGTCATCGTGGAGCGGGTCGAGGACGGCCTGGGCATCCTGGACTTCGAGCACAAGGTGGACGGCTCCGGCGGCTGTTTCCTGTACATGCCGGCGGGTGGCTCCCTGAAGCCGGCCACGGCCGAGACGGTCGCCGCCAAGGAACACTACATCCACCAGGCGGGCAGCGAGGTGTTCAAGAACGCCGTCCGGGAGATGGCCGACAACAGCAAGCTGTTGATGGATCGGAACGGCTTCACCGGCGACCAGCTCAAGCTCTTCGTACCCCACCAGGCCAACATCCGCATCATGGATGCCGCGGCCAAGCGGCTGGAGCTCGACCCTTCCCGGATGATGGTGAACATCGACCGCTTCGCCAACACCACCACGGCCACCATCCCCACGGCCCTGCACCAGGCCTTCGAGGAGAAGCGCATGGCCAAGGGCGATTTGGTGGCCCTGGCCGCCTTCGGCGCCGGGTTCACCTGGGGGGCCACGCTGCTCCGCTGGGCCTACTGA
- a CDS encoding RsmD family RNA methyltransferase has translation MRVVAGTLKGRRLVAPPAGDLSVRPTADRAREALFSILQRWGQGPFLDLCAGTGAVGLEAHSRGFGPVVCVESGEPGWTCLRRNLADVPVQALRADVNRLKAATFRDQAVIFLDPPYEQAAVLWSRLSGPLRSWIASDGVLVFETDRKTTLELQPGWNLAETREYGAARFHFWIPA, from the coding sequence ATGCGGGTGGTCGCGGGAACCCTGAAGGGGCGCCGGCTGGTGGCGCCGCCCGCCGGGGACCTGAGCGTCCGGCCCACGGCCGACCGGGCCCGGGAGGCCCTGTTCTCCATCCTCCAGCGGTGGGGGCAGGGACCCTTTCTGGACCTCTGCGCGGGGACCGGGGCCGTGGGACTCGAGGCCCACTCCCGGGGGTTCGGGCCGGTGGTGTGCGTGGAATCCGGCGAGCCGGGCTGGACCTGTCTCCGGAGGAACCTCGCGGATGTCCCGGTACAGGCCCTCCGGGCGGATGTGAACCGGCTGAAAGCAGCGACCTTCCGGGATCAGGCCGTGATCTTCCTGGATCCGCCCTACGAGCAGGCGGCCGTCCTGTGGAGCAGGCTGTCCGGCCCATTGCGGTCCTGGATCGCCAGTGACGGGGTCCTGGTTTTCGAAACGGACCGGAAAACCACGCTGGAATTACAGCCCGGATGGAACCTGGCCGAAACACGCGAGTATGGTGCAGCCCGATTCCATTTCTGGATCCCTGCCTGA
- a CDS encoding CoA transferase subunit A: MIDKRVSSALEAVKDIPDGAHLAVGGFGLCGIPEHLIAALAQSGARDLTCYSNNAGVDDFGLGILLKNRQIRKMVSSYVGENAEFERQFLSGELEVELVPQGTLAERMRAGGAGIPAFFTPTGAGTRVAEGKETRLLRGRECVLETGIFADFALVKAWKADRLGNLVFRKTARNFNPMAATCGKVCIAEVEEIVEVGMLDPDAIHTPGIFVHRLVLGAEYEKRIEKRVTR, from the coding sequence ATGATCGACAAGCGCGTCAGCAGTGCCCTGGAAGCCGTGAAGGACATACCGGATGGTGCCCACCTCGCCGTGGGTGGGTTCGGCCTCTGCGGCATTCCCGAGCACCTCATCGCGGCCCTGGCCCAGTCCGGCGCGAGGGATCTCACCTGTTATTCCAACAATGCGGGCGTGGATGATTTCGGGCTCGGGATCCTGCTGAAGAACCGCCAGATCCGGAAGATGGTCAGCAGCTACGTGGGCGAGAACGCGGAATTCGAGCGGCAGTTCCTCAGCGGCGAGCTGGAGGTCGAGCTGGTGCCCCAGGGCACCTTGGCGGAGCGCATGCGGGCCGGCGGGGCCGGCATCCCGGCCTTCTTCACCCCCACCGGGGCCGGCACCAGGGTGGCCGAGGGCAAGGAGACCCGCCTGCTCCGGGGCCGGGAATGTGTGCTGGAGACCGGGATCTTCGCTGATTTCGCCCTGGTGAAGGCCTGGAAGGCGGACCGCCTCGGCAACCTGGTCTTCCGCAAGACCGCCCGCAACTTCAACCCCATGGCAGCCACCTGCGGGAAGGTCTGCATCGCCGAGGTGGAGGAGATCGTCGAGGTCGGGATGCTGGATCCGGACGCCATCCACACGCCGGGCATCTTCGTCCACCGCCTGGTGCTCGGGGCGGAATACGAGAAGCGCATCGAGAAGCGGGTGACCCGATAG
- a CDS encoding response regulator has product MSTAPRILCIEDNPMNWRLVQRLLSQAGYEMHWADDGLKGCDLALALKPALILLDINLPGLSGFEVATKLRQNTSMDATLIVALTAKTMRSDRETALVTGCDGFIPKPIDPFLFVAQVEAYLGGRRDHLEQGREGAALRQFSQQVVEHLETQLKEAQEGNRKLLAAQSELEQRSHHLSRLLSLSKEIIPIVNDGDILFRVLGQLQEELHLDRLRAYRVHGSGTYFEGLEKTPDHFAETTVIPSTHPLIIWANGLPDGTILTGSDLRQSAPWEQGIDLGLWSPRAQALLLPLRSRSGDQHLWGFLAADRPDQPFLPFETELAALHAGILQVSLENAGLIAHLADTSRALGTSYEGLESAYEALKEAQRALGAQNQRTALGTLFMSMAQRLQSPVGVLKQESAALSVFMERPEVPAPEDRAECHRSMHQICEAVSQVDGLVRGLLRRAGQGEARSPEWIHLHDLMSQELELLRAEGTLPESLAVEMNFQAPRDLLFGVYSDFAELLSHLVGHAVQGQAGRITLRTWGGNSHFRIELEDDGAAIDEALLDTAFEPFPDLRAGASASGRKPGQGLPSCGQLMKAYGGAVQILPAERGSLVRISFPME; this is encoded by the coding sequence ATGAGCACCGCCCCCCGCATCCTCTGCATCGAGGACAACCCCATGAACTGGCGCCTGGTGCAGCGCCTCCTGTCCCAGGCCGGCTATGAGATGCACTGGGCCGATGATGGCCTCAAGGGCTGCGATCTGGCCCTGGCGCTGAAACCCGCCCTGATCCTGCTCGACATCAACCTGCCGGGCCTGTCGGGCTTCGAGGTGGCCACCAAGCTCCGGCAGAACACCAGCATGGACGCCACGCTCATCGTCGCCCTGACGGCCAAGACCATGCGGAGCGACCGGGAGACGGCCCTGGTCACGGGGTGCGACGGGTTCATCCCGAAACCCATCGACCCCTTCCTGTTCGTCGCCCAGGTGGAGGCCTACCTGGGCGGCCGGCGGGACCACCTCGAGCAGGGGCGGGAAGGGGCCGCCCTTCGGCAGTTCAGCCAGCAGGTCGTGGAGCACCTGGAAACGCAGCTGAAGGAGGCCCAGGAAGGCAACCGGAAGCTCCTGGCCGCCCAGTCCGAGCTGGAGCAGCGCAGCCACCACCTCTCCCGCCTCTTGTCGCTCAGCAAGGAGATCATCCCCATCGTGAACGACGGGGACATCCTGTTTCGGGTCCTGGGGCAGCTCCAGGAGGAGCTCCACCTCGACCGACTCCGGGCCTACCGGGTGCATGGCAGCGGGACCTATTTCGAGGGGCTGGAGAAGACACCGGACCATTTCGCCGAGACCACGGTCATCCCCTCCACCCACCCGCTGATCATCTGGGCCAATGGTCTTCCCGATGGCACGATCCTCACCGGCAGCGACCTTCGCCAATCGGCCCCCTGGGAGCAGGGCATCGACCTGGGGCTGTGGTCTCCCAGGGCCCAGGCCCTGCTGCTCCCCCTCCGTAGCCGGTCTGGGGACCAGCATCTCTGGGGGTTCCTGGCCGCCGATCGTCCGGACCAGCCCTTCCTGCCCTTCGAGACGGAGCTGGCGGCCCTCCATGCGGGCATCCTCCAGGTCAGTCTGGAGAACGCCGGGCTCATCGCCCACCTGGCCGACACCAGCCGGGCCCTGGGCACCAGCTACGAGGGGCTCGAATCCGCCTATGAGGCCCTGAAGGAGGCCCAGCGGGCCCTGGGGGCCCAGAACCAGAGGACCGCCCTGGGAACGCTCTTCATGAGCATGGCGCAGCGGCTCCAGTCTCCTGTGGGCGTGCTCAAGCAGGAGAGCGCTGCGCTCTCGGTCTTCATGGAGCGCCCAGAGGTTCCTGCCCCGGAGGACAGGGCGGAGTGCCACCGGTCCATGCACCAGATCTGCGAGGCCGTCTCCCAGGTGGATGGCCTGGTCCGGGGACTGCTCCGCCGCGCAGGGCAGGGCGAGGCGCGCTCCCCCGAATGGATCCACCTCCACGACCTCATGAGCCAGGAACTGGAACTCCTCCGGGCAGAGGGCACGCTCCCGGAGTCCCTGGCGGTGGAGATGAACTTCCAGGCGCCCCGGGATCTCCTCTTCGGGGTGTATTCGGACTTTGCGGAGTTGCTCAGCCACCTGGTCGGCCACGCCGTGCAGGGCCAGGCCGGGCGGATCACCCTGCGAACCTGGGGGGGGAACAGCCACTTCCGCATCGAGCTGGAAGACGATGGCGCCGCCATCGATGAGGCGCTGCTCGACACGGCCTTTGAACCCTTCCCCGACCTTCGGGCAGGGGCCAGTGCCTCCGGCCGGAAGCCGGGCCAGGGGCTTCCCAGCTGTGGCCAGCTCATGAAGGCCTACGGCGGGGCGGTCCAGATCCTGCCGGCGGAACGGGGTTCCCTCGTGCGGATCAGTTTTCCGATGGAGTAG
- a CDS encoding methyl-accepting chemotaxis protein, whose amino-acid sequence MQPDSISGSLPELRLQAPVRLGRAESELILGRLRQGTWIIWGAGFIVATILFLLAAPPGFRLNAKGLVITAALLGLVAGSSLFHVRQLGRLLADQPLGPDVYRTLTRFPQVSSLLLFLLALGLCFATYLWVKLYLGQSLWVSFITMAIFMVLAALGAVCQYFLAKRNLMKVYKILAGQPGFSDSLARFTTSLRAKFGFGVLGITGGVLLLSILVSGLTLQSSIRTKVASYAGNELANLADSVVFVSEMNTTPEDLDAFLSTLKLGAGGGVSLRLPAARGGGILGSRIQPAGGGDIIVSQNLPDGSELRAVIPEAEYADAIWRALRPNMAILALAAIFLMYFIPLILRDVQQPLLLLSRNTQQVGEGRIDRLEPVYSDDEVASLVQGFGHMVGSLRGMVVQIRSASRDLAKASALIRESGDGIRHSNQGQRELIEAFHQEINELTDTSIGISASSMELSLASESTNATIVEMAASVQQINQSMDELLMVVEGITSAIRDFDVAIKNVGKNVDHLAGHAEHTKEFAENLEQSTSAIDDSVKIAQRYTKKVIHNAGRGMELVARNREKIQVIERVVQDFHGTTRTLLQLGADIAKILDYIGDHAQQTNLLALNAAIIASQGGTGDGQARGFSVVADEIKQLSEQTARSTQEIQQIIGTLQSEIRKAYQQVELGLDAVRDGAESVGQSQEALQAILESVSETDSVVESILSETLQQAGQASLIHEANRNIHNQVETIRSVIEEQQQTSNYILSLAMNVQQATAVVRDSTKEQSTGSDEIAKATEQVRALASNLHEILARQEDHVVSLKETMNRVLGKAIESEKAIEVSSGAVEQLGAQVHMLNREVNLFKL is encoded by the coding sequence GTGCAGCCCGATTCCATTTCTGGATCCCTGCCTGAACTCAGGCTGCAGGCCCCCGTCCGTCTGGGCAGGGCCGAGAGCGAGCTGATCCTCGGCCGTCTCCGCCAGGGGACCTGGATCATCTGGGGGGCGGGCTTCATCGTCGCGACCATCCTCTTCCTGCTGGCCGCCCCGCCGGGCTTCCGCCTCAACGCCAAGGGGCTGGTGATCACCGCGGCCCTCCTAGGCCTGGTGGCCGGATCCTCCCTGTTCCACGTCCGCCAGCTCGGGCGGCTGCTGGCGGACCAGCCGCTGGGGCCCGATGTCTACCGCACCCTGACGCGCTTCCCCCAGGTCTCCTCCCTCCTGCTGTTCCTGCTGGCCCTGGGCCTGTGCTTCGCGACCTACCTGTGGGTCAAGCTCTACCTGGGGCAGAGCCTCTGGGTCAGCTTCATCACCATGGCCATCTTCATGGTGCTGGCGGCCCTGGGCGCCGTCTGCCAGTACTTCCTGGCCAAGCGGAACCTGATGAAGGTCTACAAGATCCTGGCGGGACAGCCCGGATTCTCGGATTCACTGGCGCGCTTCACCACCAGCCTGCGGGCCAAGTTCGGCTTCGGGGTCCTGGGGATCACGGGCGGCGTGCTGCTGCTCTCCATCCTCGTCTCGGGCCTCACCCTGCAGTCCTCCATCCGCACCAAGGTGGCGAGCTACGCGGGCAACGAGCTGGCGAACCTCGCGGATTCCGTGGTGTTCGTGTCGGAGATGAACACCACGCCCGAGGATCTGGATGCCTTCCTCAGCACCCTGAAGCTGGGGGCGGGCGGAGGCGTGTCCCTGCGCCTTCCCGCCGCAAGGGGCGGTGGCATCCTGGGCTCCAGGATCCAGCCGGCCGGAGGCGGGGACATCATCGTGAGCCAGAACCTCCCGGACGGTTCGGAACTCCGGGCCGTGATCCCGGAGGCGGAATACGCCGACGCCATCTGGCGGGCCCTGCGCCCGAACATGGCCATCCTGGCTCTGGCGGCCATCTTCCTGATGTATTTCATCCCGCTGATCCTCCGCGACGTGCAGCAGCCGCTTCTGCTCCTGAGCCGCAACACCCAGCAGGTGGGCGAGGGACGCATCGACCGGCTCGAGCCGGTCTACAGCGACGACGAGGTCGCCTCCCTGGTGCAGGGGTTCGGGCACATGGTCGGCAGCCTGCGGGGGATGGTCGTCCAGATCCGGTCGGCAAGCCGCGACCTGGCCAAGGCCTCCGCCCTGATCCGGGAATCGGGTGACGGCATCCGCCATTCGAACCAGGGTCAGAGGGAGCTCATCGAGGCCTTCCACCAGGAGATCAACGAGCTGACGGATACCTCCATCGGCATCAGCGCCAGTTCCATGGAACTCAGCCTGGCCTCGGAGAGCACCAACGCGACCATCGTGGAGATGGCCGCCAGCGTGCAGCAGATCAACCAGAGCATGGACGAGCTGCTGATGGTGGTGGAGGGCATCACCTCGGCCATCCGGGACTTCGACGTGGCCATCAAGAACGTGGGCAAGAACGTCGACCATCTGGCCGGGCACGCGGAGCACACCAAGGAATTCGCCGAAAACCTGGAGCAGAGCACCTCGGCCATCGACGACAGCGTCAAGATCGCGCAGCGCTACACCAAGAAGGTGATCCACAATGCCGGTCGGGGGATGGAACTGGTGGCCCGGAACCGGGAGAAGATCCAGGTCATCGAGCGGGTCGTGCAGGATTTCCATGGGACCACCCGGACCCTGCTGCAGCTGGGGGCCGACATCGCCAAGATCCTCGACTACATCGGGGACCACGCCCAGCAGACCAACCTGCTGGCCCTGAACGCCGCCATCATCGCCTCCCAGGGGGGCACGGGAGACGGACAGGCCAGGGGTTTCTCCGTCGTCGCCGACGAGATCAAGCAGCTCTCCGAACAGACGGCCCGCTCCACCCAGGAGATCCAGCAGATCATCGGCACCCTCCAGTCCGAGATCCGCAAGGCCTACCAGCAGGTGGAACTCGGCCTGGACGCCGTCCGGGACGGGGCCGAGTCGGTCGGGCAGAGCCAGGAGGCGCTCCAGGCCATCCTGGAATCCGTCAGCGAGACCGACAGCGTGGTGGAGAGCATCCTCAGCGAGACCCTCCAGCAGGCCGGCCAGGCCTCCCTGATCCACGAGGCCAACCGGAACATCCACAACCAGGTGGAAACCATCCGGTCGGTCATCGAGGAACAGCAGCAGACCAGCAACTACATCCTCTCCCTGGCCATGAACGTCCAGCAGGCGACCGCCGTCGTGCGGGACTCGACCAAAGAGCAGAGCACCGGCAGCGACGAGATCGCCAAGGCCACCGAGCAGGTGCGGGCCCTGGCCAGCAACCTGCACGAGATCCTGGCCCGCCAGGAGGACCATGTGGTCTCGCTCAAGGAGACCATGAACCGGGTGCTGGGCAAGGCCATCGAGAGCGAGAAGGCCATCGAGGTCTCCAGCGGCGCCGTGGAGCAGCTCGGGGCCCAGGTCCACATGCTCAATCGGGAAGTGAACCTCTTCAAGCTCTAG
- a CDS encoding chemotaxis protein CheA, protein MDQSFDDVWAEFEDLFAQARQTLATLKEPQPAHVVQASVNALFRTTHTLKGMAGMLGFPSFSKAAHRMEDIFDLMRKGRLRSTDSLVETLEAGILALESGMGGLRRGRSEPEDYLQPLRKQLGELEALARPAEGAAQDLTSMLDLPPDTLKALSEYEHTRVTSLLMSGMPIHGVRICLDFATFDERLRVYSEALGALGELISTLPWDAPEDREGLAFLLMVACPDLDPTRLPALEGELLGMALLADPVRVPASLRAAEPTQLPEETPPEPAVPGTPAPVSPAQEVEILRLPAHRVEALEARLMAVGQLRDAASLLLNRSRQATDDDRPMALLGQIEDGLLDVQKSLLQMRMVKVESLFSRIEPMVKGLSRDTGKPVKLTFQGGDLELERSILGRLTEPFLHLVRNAVDHGLEPPSERLALGKNETGSLRISASQRGRNLRFDIRDDGRGFHLERIEARGVELGLLKAGENHTPERLHRLTLEPGFSTHDQATQLSGRGVGMDVVRAEIEALGGEVHLSSEARRGSLIRLSFPLSRAVVSCLKVRCAGQSFGIPLSSVVRVQAGRQVCHGGDQVQVLGESLPIESLQACLGLPEPDGQRAFVVLSQQGAAARSVEVALGVDEIVGRGEVLLRSLPELAHTAGIMGGSVQEEGILWVLDPDAMLGLAMDSLMRRVARV, encoded by the coding sequence TTGGATCAATCCTTCGACGATGTATGGGCAGAGTTCGAGGACCTGTTTGCGCAGGCCCGGCAGACCCTTGCCACGCTGAAGGAGCCCCAGCCGGCCCACGTGGTCCAGGCCTCGGTGAACGCCCTGTTCCGGACCACGCACACCCTCAAGGGCATGGCGGGCATGCTGGGGTTTCCCAGCTTCAGCAAGGCCGCGCACCGCATGGAGGACATCTTCGACCTCATGCGCAAGGGGCGCCTGCGTTCGACGGATTCTCTGGTCGAGACCCTGGAGGCGGGCATCCTGGCCCTGGAATCGGGCATGGGCGGCCTGCGCCGGGGCCGCTCGGAGCCCGAAGACTACCTGCAACCCCTGCGGAAGCAGCTGGGGGAACTCGAGGCCCTGGCCCGACCCGCCGAGGGGGCGGCCCAGGACCTCACCTCGATGCTGGACCTGCCCCCCGACACCCTGAAGGCCCTCTCGGAATACGAGCACACCCGGGTGACCTCCCTCCTCATGAGCGGGATGCCGATCCATGGCGTGAGGATCTGCCTGGACTTCGCCACCTTCGACGAGCGCCTACGGGTCTACAGTGAGGCCCTGGGCGCACTCGGCGAACTCATCTCCACGCTGCCCTGGGATGCCCCGGAGGATCGCGAGGGGCTGGCCTTCCTCCTGATGGTCGCCTGCCCGGACCTGGATCCGACCAGGCTTCCGGCCCTGGAGGGCGAGCTGCTCGGCATGGCCCTGCTGGCGGATCCCGTCCGGGTGCCAGCCAGCCTCCGGGCTGCGGAGCCCACCCAACTCCCGGAGGAAACTCCGCCCGAGCCGGCAGTCCCCGGGACACCGGCGCCAGTGTCACCGGCGCAGGAGGTGGAGATCCTCCGCCTTCCGGCCCACCGCGTCGAGGCGCTTGAGGCCCGACTGATGGCCGTCGGACAACTGCGGGACGCGGCCAGCCTGCTGCTGAACCGGAGCCGCCAGGCCACCGATGACGATCGGCCGATGGCCCTGCTGGGACAGATCGAGGATGGTCTCCTGGATGTCCAGAAGTCCCTGCTGCAGATGCGCATGGTCAAGGTGGAGAGCCTGTTTTCGCGCATCGAGCCCATGGTGAAGGGCCTCAGCCGGGACACGGGCAAGCCCGTCAAGCTGACCTTCCAGGGGGGCGATCTGGAACTGGAGCGGAGCATCCTCGGGCGTCTCACGGAACCCTTCCTCCATCTGGTGCGGAATGCCGTGGACCACGGCCTGGAACCACCTTCGGAACGCCTCGCCCTGGGGAAGAATGAAACCGGGTCCCTGCGGATCTCAGCCTCCCAGCGGGGGCGCAACCTCCGCTTCGACATCCGGGACGACGGGCGGGGCTTCCACCTGGAACGCATCGAGGCGCGCGGGGTCGAACTGGGCCTCCTGAAGGCTGGCGAGAACCACACGCCGGAGCGCCTGCACCGTCTGACCCTGGAACCAGGCTTCTCCACCCACGACCAGGCGACCCAGCTTTCCGGCCGTGGCGTGGGCATGGATGTCGTGCGGGCCGAAATCGAGGCCCTGGGTGGCGAGGTGCACCTCTCGAGCGAGGCCCGGCGGGGCAGCCTCATCCGCCTGAGCTTCCCCCTGAGCCGTGCGGTGGTGAGCTGCCTCAAGGTGCGCTGCGCCGGCCAGTCCTTCGGAATTCCGCTGAGCAGCGTGGTCCGGGTCCAGGCGGGGCGGCAGGTCTGCCATGGCGGGGACCAGGTCCAGGTGCTCGGCGAATCCCTTCCCATCGAATCCCTCCAGGCCTGTCTCGGCCTGCCGGAGCCGGACGGGCAGCGGGCCTTCGTGGTGCTGAGCCAGCAGGGCGCGGCTGCCAGGAGCGTCGAGGTGGCCCTCGGAGTGGACGAGATCGTGGGACGGGGGGAGGTGCTGCTGCGCAGCCTGCCCGAACTGGCGCACACGGCGGGCATCATGGGGGGCAGCGTCCAGGAGGAGGGCATCCTCTGGGTGCTGGATCCCGATGCCATGCTGGGGCTGGCCATGGATTCCCTGATGAGGAGGGTGGCCCGTGTCTGA
- a CDS encoding chemotaxis protein CheW — MSERGSWLHVRASGMDLALSTLDLREVVAMEAVSPLPGRPHGIQGVVIFQGEFLPVLAWGDLPGCTVSAAIPTAMAVLRPRLAVPIDRMVGMIDVSTATLHQVEEADPASGWTGGLLQVGDLKLRLLDPDRLIALLRRFRGDR; from the coding sequence GTGTCTGAGCGGGGGTCCTGGCTCCATGTGCGGGCCTCGGGAATGGATCTGGCGCTGTCCACGCTGGACCTCCGGGAGGTGGTGGCGATGGAAGCCGTCTCCCCCCTGCCTGGCCGCCCCCATGGCATCCAGGGCGTGGTGATCTTCCAGGGTGAATTCCTGCCTGTGCTCGCCTGGGGGGACCTTCCGGGCTGCACCGTCTCCGCAGCCATTCCCACGGCGATGGCCGTGCTACGGCCCCGGCTGGCGGTACCCATCGACCGGATGGTCGGGATGATCGACGTGTCCACGGCAACCCTTCACCAGGTCGAGGAAGCGGATCCGGCCAGCGGCTGGACCGGCGGCCTGCTCCAGGTGGGGGATCTGAAGCTCCGCCTGCTGGATCCGGATCGCCTCATCGCGCTGCTGCGGCGCTTCCGGGGCGACCGCTGA
- a CDS encoding sensor histidine kinase produces MYRLSIKTKLSGVISILVLSFIAFNLLYYPRWVEHQIRTQAELSARQVAETASYALGPAVSTGNSRDITKVLQGVQNIPSFRFSAVYGANGEALDSTSTTPDWAMGQVLKDGISHTYTRREDNMLVAVAPVFYEEPRANLVGTLIIGFTTEGTQRAVRENIKASLAVGLVTLILGIGVAIFLSNRYLLPVIQLTEAAQKVAQGNLEAVSVKVYTRDEIQDLSQSFEVMTDKLRVSRDEIERQNRLLEYRVQERTRQLMETIWELEEIRANLEQLVQDRTRGLEQSRSELKAWANTLEEKVHEKTQELRQLNDNLLISYQKLKEVDRLKDEFLANMSHELRTPLNSIIGFSGMLMQDPQGRLGIEAREDLQIIYQNGRSLLNLIDSILDLSKIEAGKMELELEEVDPVQLLDEVRAMAVGLIKGRPIDLQYLRPEEDIRVMGDRDRLRQVFTNLAGNAIKFTESGSVRISASCEGRRFKVRIEDTGIGMSEEELDRLFKPFQQVDGSITRRFGGTGLGLAISQRFMSLMHGRINATSRKGEGSTFIVEMPLATGAGR; encoded by the coding sequence ATGTATCGTCTGTCCATCAAGACCAAGCTGAGCGGCGTCATCAGCATCCTGGTCCTCTCGTTCATCGCCTTCAATCTGCTGTACTACCCCCGGTGGGTGGAGCATCAGATCCGCACCCAGGCTGAACTGAGCGCCCGCCAGGTTGCCGAGACGGCGAGCTATGCCCTGGGGCCGGCGGTCAGCACCGGGAACAGCCGGGACATCACCAAGGTGCTGCAGGGGGTGCAGAACATCCCCTCGTTCCGGTTCAGCGCCGTCTATGGCGCCAACGGGGAGGCCCTGGACAGCACCTCCACCACGCCCGACTGGGCCATGGGCCAGGTCCTGAAAGATGGGATCTCGCACACCTACACCCGGCGCGAGGACAACATGCTCGTGGCGGTGGCTCCGGTCTTCTACGAGGAGCCCCGGGCCAACCTGGTGGGGACCCTGATCATCGGGTTCACCACCGAGGGCACCCAGCGGGCCGTGCGGGAGAACATCAAGGCCAGCCTTGCCGTGGGCCTGGTCACCCTGATCCTGGGCATCGGCGTGGCCATCTTCCTCTCCAACCGCTACCTCCTGCCGGTGATCCAGCTGACGGAGGCGGCCCAGAAGGTCGCCCAGGGCAACCTGGAGGCCGTCTCAGTGAAGGTCTACACGCGGGACGAGATCCAGGACCTCAGCCAATCCTTCGAAGTGATGACCGACAAGCTGCGGGTGTCCCGGGATGAGATCGAGCGCCAGAACCGGCTCCTCGAATACCGCGTCCAGGAGCGCACGCGGCAGCTGATGGAAACCATCTGGGAACTGGAGGAGATCCGGGCCAACCTCGAGCAGCTGGTCCAGGACCGGACCCGCGGCCTGGAGCAGAGCCGCTCCGAACTCAAGGCCTGGGCGAACACCCTCGAGGAGAAGGTCCATGAGAAGACCCAGGAGCTGCGCCAGCTCAACGACAACCTGCTGATCAGCTACCAGAAGCTGAAGGAGGTCGACCGCCTGAAGGATGAGTTCCTGGCCAACATGAGCCACGAACTGCGGACCCCCCTGAATTCCATCATCGGGTTCTCGGGCATGCTCATGCAGGACCCGCAGGGCCGCCTCGGGATCGAGGCCCGCGAGGACCTCCAGATCATCTACCAGAACGGCCGGTCGCTTCTCAACCTCATCGATTCGATCCTCGACCTCTCCAAGATCGAGGCGGGCAAGATGGAACTGGAACTGGAGGAGGTCGATCCCGTGCAGCTGCTGGATGAAGTCAGGGCCATGGCGGTCGGGCTCATCAAGGGTCGCCCCATCGACCTCCAGTACCTCCGCCCGGAGGAGGACATCCGCGTCATGGGCGACCGGGACCGGCTGCGGCAGGTCTTCACGAACCTGGCCGGAAACGCCATCAAGTTCACCGAGTCCGGGTCGGTGCGGATTTCCGCCAGCTGCGAGGGGAGACGCTTCAAGGTGCGCATCGAGGACACCGGCATCGGCATGAGCGAGGAGGAGCTGGACCGCCTCTTCAAGCCCTTCCAACAGGTGGACGGGAGCATCACGAGGCGTTTCGGCGGGACCGGTCTGGGCCTGGCGATCAGCCAGCGCTTCATGAGCCTCATGCACGGCCGCATCAACGCCACCAGCAGGAAGGGCGAGGGCAGCACCTTCATCGTCGAGATGCCCCTGGCCACTGGAGCGGGCCGATGA